From the genome of Lathyrus oleraceus cultivar Zhongwan6 unplaced genomic scaffold, CAAS_Psat_ZW6_1.0 chrUn1229, whole genome shotgun sequence:
gaatAAGACATGTATTTGGATATTTCCCTTCAACTTAACAAAATCAATTGGATTCTTTATTTGACATACACGAATAGTTGAAGGGAACTCTCGGAAAAAAGAATGGATTATGGGAGTGTGTGACTTGAACTATTGATTGGGCCATGCAGATATATGACTTAATCTTATCTGCCACATTTGAATTCACAATTAAATGTGTCTTTGTTCCAACCACCGCGCCAGTCCTCTACAGAGGATAGTCCGGTTCGCTTGAAGATAATCTTTTCTATGATCAGACTCGATCATATCCTGCATGAACAGGCTCCGTAATATCCAGTAAAATAAGTAAGATGATATAATCTAGATTATGTCATATGTATTTCATTAAACTTAATAGTATGGAAATGCATTCATTTCCTATGCATTGACTCAATTTATGATACTATCGGAGTTAAACAAGTAGATCTAAAGAAAAAGGGGGGTTGTATTATATTAGTAACAAGTAAATCCTTTCTATGTCAAAAATTCCGAAATTCTTTTTTTGAGGTATAACAGGCGAAAGGTTTGAGATCACCCAGAAAGaacttttttttttgaaaacttaCTTGGGTGAAAAGCATTTACTTAAAAATACGAACTGAATTTTTTGCATTTGCAATGGATAGTTgtaatttcaaaaaaaaaaagaattcaATCCATTTTATTACATATTATTACATAGAATCATGATATATGAGTGACTAACATAGAAAGAATTTCTATGTCTGCATTCAGTTCGTTTGATTCGTGCTCGAGCCGGATGATGAAAAATTATCATGTCCGGTTCTTTCGGAGGATGCATCTATAAGAATTCACCTATCCCAATAACAAAAAAACCTGACTTGACTGATCCTGTATTAAGAGCTAAATTGGCCAAAGGGATGGGTCATAATTATTATGGCGAACCCGCATGGCCTAACGATCTTTTATATATTTTTCCAGTAGTGATTCTGGGGACTATTGCCTGTAACGTGGGCTTAGCGGTTCTCGAACCATCAATGATTGGGGAACCCGCGGATCCGTTTGCAACTCCTTTGGAAATATTACCCGAATGGTATTTTTTTCCCGTATTTCAAATACTTCGTACCGTACCCAATAAATTATTGGGCGTTCTTTTAATGGTTTCAGTACCCGCGGGATTATTAACAGTACCCTTTTTGGAGAATGTTAATAAGTTCCAAAACCCATTTCGGCGTCCAGTAGCAACAACTGTCTTTTTGATTGGTACCGTCGTGGCTCTTTGGTTGGGTATTGGAGCAACATTACCTATTGAAAAATCCCTAACGTTAGGTCTTTTTTAAATTGATTCTATTGTGAAATAAAATATCATGACAGGTGTATTGTGTATCTAGGGAAAATTCACTTTGAAATGACTAATCCCTAGATACATCTATTTCATTTGAGACCTATTCTGAATAGATTTATTTGTGCTAAAGATTCAAAAAAATCCAATGTATTTAAAATTTATACAAAATGATTTTCGATTTGTAAAATGTTTAATATAAATTTTAAATCTTCTACTCGAAAATGTTCAATTTTCATAAGGTCTTCTTGACTCTTATTCAAAAGTTCCAATACTGTATGTATATTGGACTTTTTAAGACAATTATAGATCCGGGGAGGCAATTCTAATTGGTCAATAAAAATGGATTTCAATGtaatttctttttgatttttcCTTAGTTTATCCTTAACGAATCTATCATGATCATGAAAAGTAAAAAGGGGCAAAGTCATTTTGTGTTGATTGTTTTCAAAATTTAAGTTTTCTTCTTCTGCATGTAAAAAAGGAATAAATAAATCAATCAAATTCCGGGAGGCTTCATAAAGTGCTTCCTTAGGAGTTAAACTTCCATTTGTCCATATTTCCAGAAATAGTATCTCTTGTTTTTGATTTCCATTCACATAAGAATGGATACTATGATTTGCATTTCTAACAGGCATGAATACAGCATCTATAGTATAACTTCCATCTTGAATGTTGTTTAGTGTTTTTATACGATATCCCCGCTTTCTCTCAATTTGTAATTCAATACACAAATTAATAGGTTCTGTTAGGTTAGCTATATGTTGTGTATTATCAATGACTTCCACCGAAGGTGGTAAAATGATGTCTTGAGCAGTTACATATCCAGGACCTTTGAAACAAATAGACGCCTCCCGAGTTCCATACAGATTACTTCTCAATACAATTTCTTTCAAATTCATTAAAATTTCATGTATTGATTCTTGAATACCTACTATGGTAGAATATTCATGTGGTATTTTCTCAGATTTTGCACGTGTGATACATGTTCCCTCTATTTCTCCGAGCAAAATTCTTCGCATTGTAATGCCTATTGTATCTGCTTGACCTTTCATAAGTGGAGACAGAATAAAGCGTCCATAATAAAGACGCTTACTGTCTACCCTTGATTCAACACACTTCCACTGTAGTGTCTGAGTCGATACTTTTAGTTTTTCTCGAATCATAGTAATATATTTTTATGAAACTCTTGATTTAATTGTTTATTTCTCTTGAAATATTTTTCTTTAATGTTTATTGTTAGTTTTACACACGTCTTTTTTTAGGAGCCCGACATCCATTATGTGGCAGAGGGGTTACATCCCGTATAACCTTTAATAGTATCCCACTTCTATAAATAGCTCTTAATGCCGCATCTCTTCCTAGACCCGGACCCTTTATCCTTACTTCTGCTCGTTGCATGCCTTGCTCGACTACTGTTTGAATAGCATTTCCCGCTGCGGTTTGAGCGGCAAATGGTGTCCCCCTTCGTGTACCCTTGAATCCACATGAACCGGCGGAGGACCAAGAAATCACCCGACCTCGTACATCTGTAACAGTCACAATGGTATTGTTGAAACTAGCTTGAATATAAATAACCCCCTTTGGTATTTTACGAGGATGCTTACGCGAACCAATACGTCCAGTTTTCCGTGAACCAATTTTTGGTATAGATtttgccattttttttatttgaaaaaaaatataagTCCGAAATATATGGATATATCCATTTCCTCTCAAAAAGGATTCTTTACTATTTTCTATCTAGTTATTCTATATTTATTCGATAATTCGATTCATATAGAATACCTTTTTTAAAATATCAAGCAATAAGCAATTCTATGTTATTAGAATACTTATAACTATAGACTAGATTCGAATTATTAAGTATTTAAGAAAATGGAATATTAATAAGATTTTGTATTTGAATTCTATTCAAATACAAAATCTTATTAATAGAAAGCCCTTTTTTCTTTGAATATTATCCTTGTCTTTGTTTATGTTTTGGATTGGAACAAATTACTAGAAGTCGACCTCGCCTACGGATCAATCGACATTTTTCACAAATTTTACGAACAGAGGCCGCCACTTTCATATTTTTAACTCCTTAGAAATTCAATTGAATTCCGAATTTATATATTGGAAGAAAATAGGGTTTCCTTACATTTTGAACTTCAAATTGTTACTCCTAAAAAATATGTTCAAGTTCAAAAATTAATCGGATTGAGTCAGCTATACTTCCATTTTTTCCTTTACCGGTCGTATCCAGTAAGTCTTTTTGGAAATATAGCCTAGAATCTTATTTGAATTCTATTTCTCTAAAGCACCCTGCAACATACCCTCGTTGTTGATGAATTTAATCTTCATCCCAGAATAATGCTACAAGATATGTTTTCCCTACTTCCTTATCTGTTTCCGCTAGTTCCTTATCTATTTCCGCTAGTTCCTTATTCACCCTAATAATAATGTCTTTGTCAAGTTTTCCCCCGAATTCAGATATCCATTTTTGATTTGATATGATATAAGaccgtgcaattcaatttcataTTCCAATAATGTTACTGAGTCTAATCCACACACCTGCAATAAGGTGAAAGAAAGGACAACGAAGAAATGGAATAAAAACAGTACATGTCGACTATCTATTGGCTTACAAGTAGATTAAGCTACGTGTCAAGATGCTGTTGGTCTATAAGAATCTGTAACTCTTCACAATCTTACCATAAAATAATAAGCTTCTGAATTATAGTACTTTTTTTATTATTAACATTCTGAATTACAGTACTGCTGCTATGTACTACCATTGCTACCATAAATTATACTGCTTCATGCGATTAACCACATTGTTTGTCTGTTTGATATTTAGTTACATTGTAGTTCCAAGACAACTGGTTTTTTTTCCTGCATTGTGACAGGTTTTGAGAGATTTTTTACATTGGTGACATTTTGTTTGAATTTGTTTTGGTTGATATTTGTAATGTTGGTTTTGTTAGGTGATTTGGTATTGGGCTAAATGAACTAGTTATTATACATGTATGTGAATTATTAATATTATCGGGCCACTAATTACTTGACACATATAAAGTTAATTGTAGTTTGTTATTTATTAGTTATTGACCAATGAATATATTGGATATTATAATTCATTTTTTCTCAATTAATGAATAAAAACTTTATCTCTTACATTCTATGTGTTCTTCTTTTAAGATTCGATTGCTTTCTGCATCATATTCATGGAGTTTGTATGATGCAACTGTTAATTGAAATTAAATTATACTTTTATCCTTCCAAACACTAACAGAATTTATTTTTGTAGAGTCATTTTAGTTGTATCATTTTATTCTTAATGTATAAATACCCTTGTAATATTCTCAATTCAAAATTAATGCCAAAATATATATTCATCAAATATTACTCTATTCTCTCTAATTCTCTCTcaacttcatcttccccaattttcttttcttccaccattgtcaaaccttcaattttcagttttatgttctaacatttggcatcaagagcctTGGTTGTCGATCCTAATTCGCTGCAACAATGGAAACTGTTTTCAATGATCGAATTCCCACCAATCTCCCGATTCTTGATTTGAAGAACTATGATAAATGGGCAaaacaaattagggttttgtttgATTATCAAAAGGTGCTTGAGATCGTCGTCAATGGAGTTACACAATTAAGGGCAGAGGCTACCGACATTCAAAGAGCTACAcacaaagaagagaagaagaaggattacAAAACCCTATTCTTGATTCATTCTTGTGTTGATAACGACAATTTCGAGAAGGTTGGCGATTGTAAATCGGCGAAGCAAGCATGGGAAATCTTGGAGAAAACATATGTCGGTGCCGTCAAAGCGAAGGTTGTAAGGTTACAAACTTACAAGCGACAATTCGAGTTAACACAAATGGAAGACAAAGAAACGATCAACGACTACATTACACGCATTACCCGGTTAgttaatcaaatcaaatcttGT
Proteins encoded in this window:
- the LOC127115139 gene encoding DNA-directed RNA polymerase subunit alpha-like, producing the protein MAKSIPKIGSRKTGRIGSRKHPRKIPKGVIYIQASFNNTIVTVTDVRGRVISWSSAGSCGFKGTRRGTPFAAQTAAGNAIQTVVEQGMQRAEVRIKGPGLGRDAALRAIYRSGILLKVIRDVTPLPHNGCRAPKKRQKLKVSTQTLQWKCVESRVDSKRLYYGRFILSPLMKGQADTIGITMRRILLGEIEGTCITRAKSEKIPHEYSTIVGIQESIHEILMNLKEIVLRSNLYGTREASICFKGPGYVTAQDIILPPSVEVIDNTQHIANLTEPINLCIELQIERKRGYRIKTLNNIQDGSYTIDAVFMPVRNANHSIHSYVNGNQKQEILFLEIWTNGSLTPKEALYEASRNLIDLFIPFLHAEEENLNFENNQHKMTLPLFTFHDHDRFVKDKLRKNQKEITLKSIFIDQLELPPRIYNCLKKSNIHTVLELLNKSQEDLMKIEHFRVEDLKFILNILQIENHFV